One genomic segment of Novosphingobium sp. RL4 includes these proteins:
- a CDS encoding HupE/UreJ family protein, producing MSWRTRSAALLLGCAALAPQAAMADIFLSGDYALTRGEEPGEYEFTAAVPETVASSSPLVWPDGCRQTGMTRHSAGGRAQFGFTLRCNRQFRRSDTIRTPWKVDGGRFVSNLLGVQVDRALSPENGAIVVPVGETAAGPRSLGALAAEFLDQGLWHILMGWDHLAFVLCLALLARGRQLVTLVSCFTLGHSISLGLAFFDVIRAPVPPVEAAIALSIVFMAREALVLARGGKLFSFPRQLTVISLFGLLHGLGFATALGELGVREGEKLASLAFFNLGVEIGQLLFVSAVLASLALLRTVSLAAPARTAALYGVGAVGSFWMFERVAGFVTA from the coding sequence GCCCTGACCCGCGGCGAGGAGCCGGGCGAGTACGAATTCACCGCCGCCGTTCCCGAAACCGTGGCCTCTTCCAGCCCGCTCGTCTGGCCGGACGGATGCCGCCAGACCGGGATGACCCGCCACAGCGCGGGCGGTCGGGCGCAGTTCGGCTTCACCTTGCGCTGCAACCGCCAATTCCGGCGCTCCGACACCATCCGCACCCCGTGGAAAGTGGACGGCGGCCGCTTCGTCAGCAACCTGCTGGGCGTGCAGGTGGACCGCGCCCTCAGCCCGGAAAACGGCGCCATCGTCGTGCCGGTCGGCGAGACCGCGGCCGGACCGCGTTCGCTGGGCGCGCTGGCGGCGGAATTCCTCGATCAGGGCCTGTGGCACATCCTCATGGGGTGGGACCACCTTGCCTTCGTGCTCTGCCTCGCGCTGCTGGCGCGCGGACGGCAGCTCGTCACGCTGGTAAGCTGCTTCACGCTGGGCCACTCGATCTCGCTGGGCCTGGCCTTCTTCGACGTGATCCGCGCCCCGGTGCCGCCGGTGGAAGCGGCAATCGCGCTTTCCATCGTGTTCATGGCCCGCGAAGCGCTGGTCCTGGCGCGCGGCGGAAAGTTGTTTTCGTTTCCCCGGCAATTGACCGTGATCTCATTGTTCGGCTTGCTCCACGGCCTCGGCTTCGCGACGGCACTGGGCGAACTCGGTGTGCGCGAGGGGGAGAAGCTGGCCAGCCTCGCGTTCTTCAACCTGGGCGTGGAGATCGGGCAATTGCTGTTCGTCAGCGCGGTCCTGGCCAGCCTGGCGCTGCTGCGCACGGTTTCGCTGGCAGCCCCGGCGCGAACCGCAGCGCTTTACGGCGTGGGCGCGGTGGGCAGTTTCTGGATGTTCGAACGGGTGGCCGGCTTCGTGACGGCCTAG
- a CDS encoding agmatinase family protein: MARKTLFAALAGTCLLALSAAAPVQAQAQAQMAAPAADPIATLPADQRAFVADGRTLAHLGLTPEKLRTALAPRSAEDRAAYVKALMDMVQAAKFQPGVDPAEIALNPMARGWNATTTVRPAFLDKVQREPGPFSLKRYQFQKPGVPTFADAPVAIRKEDLVAGKVEVAFVGVPLDFSSGWRDAKHAPVALRGMDGLVGADADGGVDPGLVLTLADYGDLAIDYMAPDRSMDHVRSMIAEMAAAGVKPFIVGGDHTLMYPDVAAMVDSYGAGNVAVVQFDAHPDAMLDDPHFISDTQTLSRLMQDKVIKGTDVIHVGMRGRDADVETQARLKAAGVRIKPTAEIAARGWQAVTQEIVSGLATGPKNVFVSFDMSVLDPGEVSAAGRPVPGGISMREAIPMVREICTKSNVVGFDLLDTAPILDTTYVSRLSANYILHACLSGIALRKQGKG; this comes from the coding sequence ATGGCACGCAAGACCCTTTTCGCCGCGCTCGCGGGGACCTGCCTTCTGGCGCTTTCCGCCGCTGCCCCGGTGCAGGCACAGGCACAGGCACAGATGGCCGCACCGGCGGCCGACCCGATCGCCACGCTGCCTGCCGACCAGCGCGCCTTCGTAGCCGACGGCAGGACGCTCGCCCATCTCGGCCTCACGCCTGAAAAGCTCCGTACCGCGCTGGCGCCGCGCTCGGCCGAAGACCGCGCCGCCTATGTGAAGGCGCTGATGGACATGGTGCAGGCGGCGAAGTTCCAGCCCGGCGTCGATCCGGCGGAAATCGCGCTCAACCCGATGGCGCGCGGCTGGAATGCCACCACCACCGTTCGCCCCGCCTTCCTCGACAAGGTCCAGCGCGAGCCCGGCCCGTTCAGCCTCAAGCGCTATCAGTTCCAGAAGCCCGGCGTGCCCACTTTCGCGGATGCGCCGGTGGCGATCCGCAAGGAAGACCTGGTGGCCGGCAAGGTCGAGGTCGCCTTCGTCGGCGTGCCGCTCGACTTTTCGTCCGGCTGGCGCGATGCCAAGCATGCGCCGGTCGCGCTGCGCGGGATGGACGGTCTGGTCGGCGCCGATGCCGATGGCGGGGTAGATCCCGGACTGGTGCTGACGCTGGCCGACTATGGCGACCTTGCGATCGACTACATGGCCCCCGATCGCAGCATGGATCATGTGCGCTCGATGATCGCGGAAATGGCGGCTGCGGGCGTGAAGCCTTTCATCGTCGGCGGCGACCACACGCTCATGTACCCGGATGTGGCGGCAATGGTCGACAGCTACGGCGCGGGCAATGTCGCGGTCGTCCAGTTCGATGCCCATCCCGACGCCATGCTCGACGATCCGCACTTCATCTCCGACACGCAGACGCTTTCGCGCCTGATGCAGGACAAGGTCATCAAGGGCACCGACGTGATCCACGTCGGCATGCGCGGCCGCGATGCGGACGTGGAAACGCAGGCGCGCCTCAAGGCGGCGGGCGTACGCATCAAGCCCACCGCCGAGATCGCCGCGCGCGGATGGCAGGCGGTGACGCAGGAGATCGTCTCGGGTCTTGCCACGGGGCCGAAGAACGTCTTCGTCTCGTTCGACATGAGCGTCCTCGATCCGGGTGAAGTCTCGGCGGCGGGCCGCCCGGTGCCGGGCGGGATCTCCATGCGCGAGGCGATTCCCATGGTCCGGGAGATCTGCACGAAGAGCAATGTCGTCGGCTTCGACCTGCTGGACACCGCGCCGATCCTCGATACCACATATGTCAGCCGGTTGAGCGCGAACTACATCCTCCACGCCTGCCTTTCCGGCATTGCGCTGCGCAAGCAGGGCAAGGGGTAA